Proteins co-encoded in one Canis lupus familiaris isolate Mischka breed German Shepherd chromosome 36, alternate assembly UU_Cfam_GSD_1.0, whole genome shotgun sequence genomic window:
- the LOC111094252 gene encoding ral guanine nucleotide dissociation stimulator-like 1 isoform X8 has product MLCSSLLTCLGGRWCSRRGVVPFLGTFLTDLFTPDTAMEEDLEGNEVNHRRRARPLMPPASLWAQEYRVLTEILLLQVPAGRYHIEPEQPFRAWFQSGTWLSEEESYTLSCQLEPRACPQTGGAGRSHPQA; this is encoded by the exons ATGCTCTGCAGCTCGCTCTTGACCTGCTTAGGAGGACGCTGGTGTTCTCGGAGG GGTGTCGTCCCCTTCCTGGGCACCTTCCTCACCGACCTGTTCACGCCGGATACTGCCATGGAGGAGGACCTGGAG GGCAATGAGGTCAACCACCGGAGAAGAGCAAG GCCCCTCATGCCCCCGGCCTCTCTCTGGGCCCAGGAGTACCGAGTCCTGACCGAGATCCTGCTGCTCCAGGTGCCCGCGGGTCGGTACCACATAGAGCCCGAGCAGCCGTTCCGGGCCTGGTTCCAGTCTGGGACGTGGCTCAGCGAGGAGGAGAG CTACACCCTGTCCTGCCAGCTGGAGCCCCGAGCCTGCCCCCAGACAGGAGGGGCCGGCCGCAGTCACCCCCAGGCCTGA